A single window of Kitasatospora cineracea DNA harbors:
- a CDS encoding ParB/RepB/Spo0J family partition protein encodes MTRAADRLGGGSSFGAVARPRSERGRAKAVAEGSIPDYELQRLELVKVRPSLVNPRRHFGTEEEQEALGQSLARKQTTACVAVTREAYLALWPDHGSGIGDAGWVLLNGERRYRSALRVGLEQLDFVVRDDLATSRADFIDYLMLENDERQDFNVIERAHGLNDLLRACDGNAAEVARRRGRDRSWVGNQIALLTLPAEIQEQLVAGALAERYARRLARALKEDPSLGAPQLLVLAEQFKAEERDRRQQTKDVLEAARGQVLSADNIRSAPPVLSADNTGTGRRASGQAVGAGGRSAGEGGMLSADNIPEQRMTGGADGGAEAGAVLSADNTGGAGRMLSADNIAEESAGVVPGGAGAGSVLSADNTGGGSGAVVVAAELVRALGATPAEQAATIRAGLDDEGFTALLEVLYAEV; translated from the coding sequence ATGACCCGCGCAGCAGACCGCCTCGGCGGCGGCAGCAGCTTCGGCGCCGTCGCCCGGCCCCGCAGCGAGCGGGGGCGGGCGAAGGCCGTGGCCGAGGGGTCCATCCCGGACTACGAGCTCCAGCGGCTGGAGCTCGTCAAGGTGCGGCCCAGCCTGGTCAACCCGCGCCGCCACTTCGGGACCGAGGAGGAGCAGGAGGCCCTCGGCCAGAGCCTGGCCCGCAAGCAGACCACCGCCTGTGTCGCCGTCACCCGCGAGGCCTACCTCGCGCTGTGGCCCGACCACGGGAGCGGGATCGGCGACGCGGGGTGGGTCCTGCTCAACGGCGAGCGCCGTTACCGCTCGGCGCTGCGGGTCGGCCTGGAGCAGCTCGACTTCGTGGTCCGCGACGACCTGGCCACCAGCCGGGCGGACTTCATCGACTACCTGATGCTGGAGAACGACGAGCGCCAGGACTTCAACGTCATCGAGCGGGCCCACGGCCTGAACGACCTGCTCCGCGCCTGCGACGGCAACGCCGCCGAGGTGGCCCGCCGGCGCGGTCGGGACCGTTCCTGGGTGGGCAACCAGATCGCGCTGCTCACGCTGCCCGCTGAGATCCAGGAGCAGCTGGTCGCGGGGGCGCTGGCCGAGCGGTACGCCCGGCGGCTGGCCCGGGCGCTCAAGGAGGATCCGTCGCTCGGGGCTCCGCAGCTGCTGGTCCTGGCCGAGCAGTTTAAGGCGGAGGAGAGGGACCGGCGGCAGCAGACGAAGGACGTGCTGGAGGCGGCCCGGGGTCAGGTGTTGTCCGCGGACAACATCCGGTCCGCTCCCCCGGTGTTGTCCGCGGACAACACCGGGACGGGGCGGCGGGCGTCCGGACAGGCCGTCGGGGCGGGCGGGCGGTCTGCTGGGGAGGGTGGGATGTTGTCCGCGGACAACATTCCGGAGCAGCGGATGACCGGTGGGGCGGACGGCGGTGCCGAGGCGGGTGCCGTGTTGTCCGCGGACAACACGGGCGGTGCGGGGCGGATGTTGTCCGCGGACAACATCGCCGAGGAGTCGGCGGGGGTGGTGCCCGGGGGTGCCGGGGCGGGGTCGGTGTTGTCCGCGGACAACACCGGGGGCGGGTCCGGGGCGGTGGTGGTGGCTGCCGAGTTGGTACGTGCGCTGGGGGCGACTCCCGCGGAGCAGGCGGCGACGATTCGGGCCGGGTTGGACGACGAGGGGTTCACGGCTCTGCTCGAGGTGCTGTACGCAGAGGTGTGA
- a CDS encoding replication/maintenance protein RepL encodes MRAERRTGPAGAPPKLRPIRSAAEPELVSLLDRFGEQLAMDIATQPAVAAVDEVTVKFRPRRAAHDMAGSMGYSLTSNWFMAKVLARCIVAHRLSPVEVAVLLHMMGSQNRGQLRQTQVEMANEIGAARTSVNSAISRLCELNYIRRHKQRGLYDINPRLCFRGNGDEQSGVLAHVRAEKLASEFPDTIGPDDFARES; translated from the coding sequence GTGCGAGCAGAACGCCGGACCGGTCCCGCCGGAGCACCACCCAAGCTCAGGCCGATCCGATCCGCAGCCGAGCCCGAGCTCGTCAGCCTGCTCGACCGCTTCGGCGAACAGCTCGCCATGGACATCGCCACGCAGCCCGCCGTGGCCGCCGTCGACGAAGTCACCGTCAAGTTCCGCCCCCGCCGCGCCGCCCACGACATGGCCGGCTCCATGGGCTACTCGCTGACCAGCAACTGGTTCATGGCCAAGGTCCTGGCCCGCTGCATCGTCGCCCACCGGCTCAGCCCGGTCGAGGTCGCCGTCCTGCTGCACATGATGGGCTCGCAGAACCGCGGCCAGCTCAGGCAGACCCAGGTCGAGATGGCCAACGAGATCGGCGCCGCCCGCACCAGCGTCAACTCCGCGATCAGCCGGCTGTGCGAACTCAACTACATCCGCCGGCACAAGCAGCGCGGCCTGTACGACATCAACCCCCGCCTGTGCTTCCGCGGCAACGGCGACGAACAGAGCGGCGTCCTCGCCCACGTCCGTGCGGAGAAACTCGCCTCGGAGTTCCCCGATACCATCGGTCCCGAC
- a CDS encoding ParA family protein has translation MTTETSADGRDKVVTKLPATLRRELKIRAATAGVDIQDAVTVGIRMWLDAGGPLSPIDTSSSSSFSTYVPSDLYKTFRVTCLQREVPYNQGLAQAIRLWLDANPRPRPVRLPTGPQRIVVANQKGGVGKTAISSGVAQALAEAGHRVLIVDFDPQSHLTLQLGISPLPIKGDSLAKNMTGERSSDLRELLVEVPGDAFEGRLLVLPACTDAFLLDAKLVTSRDVRVKETALEKALAAVEREFDVVIVDCPPSLGYAMDNALYYARTREGEPRGRSGLLIPVQAEDSSADAYILLREQIESLCDDLDADIHDFGFVVNLYDPRKGFVVTSALEQWKAIEEPAVIAVVNDLKDQREAVRVKKPLLSHAPDSEQADVMREIARRITA, from the coding sequence ATGACTACCGAGACTTCGGCGGACGGGCGGGACAAGGTGGTTACCAAACTGCCTGCCACGCTGCGCCGCGAACTGAAGATCCGCGCCGCGACCGCCGGGGTCGACATCCAGGACGCCGTCACGGTCGGCATCCGGATGTGGCTCGACGCCGGTGGGCCGTTGAGTCCGATCGACACCTCCTCCAGCAGTTCCTTCTCCACCTACGTGCCCTCGGACCTGTACAAGACCTTCCGGGTGACCTGCCTCCAGCGCGAAGTGCCCTACAACCAGGGCCTGGCGCAGGCGATCCGGCTCTGGCTCGACGCGAACCCGCGGCCCCGGCCGGTGCGGCTGCCGACCGGGCCGCAGCGGATCGTCGTCGCCAACCAGAAGGGCGGCGTGGGCAAGACCGCGATCTCCAGCGGGGTGGCCCAGGCGCTGGCCGAGGCCGGCCACCGGGTGCTGATCGTGGACTTCGACCCGCAGAGCCACCTGACCCTGCAGCTCGGCATCAGCCCGTTGCCGATCAAGGGTGACAGCCTGGCGAAGAACATGACCGGGGAGCGTTCGAGCGATCTGCGCGAGCTGCTGGTCGAGGTGCCCGGGGACGCCTTCGAGGGGCGGCTGCTGGTGCTGCCCGCCTGCACCGACGCCTTCCTGCTCGACGCCAAGCTGGTCACCTCCCGGGACGTCCGGGTGAAGGAGACCGCGTTGGAGAAGGCGCTGGCCGCGGTGGAGCGGGAGTTCGACGTGGTGATCGTCGACTGCCCGCCCAGCCTCGGCTACGCGATGGACAACGCGCTCTACTACGCCCGGACCCGTGAGGGCGAACCGCGGGGCCGCTCCGGGCTGCTCATCCCGGTTCAGGCCGAGGACTCCTCCGCGGACGCCTACATCCTGCTGCGCGAGCAGATCGAGTCGCTCTGCGACGACCTCGACGCCGACATCCACGACTTCGGGTTCGTGGTCAACCTGTACGACCCGCGCAAGGGGTTCGTGGTGACCTCGGCGCTCGAGCAGTGGAAGGCCATAGAGGAACCCGCTGTCATCGCGGTGGTCAACGACCTCAAGGACCAGCGCGAGGCAGTCCGCGTCAAGAAGCCGCTTCTCTCCCACGCGCCCGACAGCGAGCAGGCCGACGTCATGCGCGAGATCGCCCGGAGGATCACCGCATGA